From Plectropomus leopardus isolate mb chromosome 17, YSFRI_Pleo_2.0, whole genome shotgun sequence, a single genomic window includes:
- the atxn2l gene encoding ataxin-2-like protein isoform X1, translated as MHMTKKTRNTMKPPSQSSPVSSLVFEGVYNNARMLHFLTAVVGSTCDVRVKNGAAYEGIFKTLSSQCELAVDAVHRQSDGGGGGEEGGGGGSQSSTPKIEDITDTMIFSPSDLVTMTCRDVDLNFAVRDTFTDTAITSSRVNGEHREKVLQRWDGNGNGENFELEADTSNGWDANEMFKFNEETYGVKSTYDSSLSMYTMPLEKGNSEVFRQREARATRLASEIEGSLQYRRRVSLENEEGRSEEDKYSSVVRDREDRTSPGFTSAGREGKYIPLPQRAREIGLSGRTGASGRNAAPNSSRHPPPGSSSPKPPPERNNPLSIRTAYSPHQSQSSPPAASSPPCTNHVLPHSLSHPQALADSTRSSVNGVTSRTSPKSQRLQSSRNLRTPNSQPSPAVSRALKPDTPPQDLPLVGPAFLDSSFSSVTTPTTTTKPSGPTPLFPVDVNEILSTAAKERTEGLSEGKTSKAPSVQQRSQLEELRKFGKEFRLQPTSSPSASPASADPPQHGSASPTDSSSSSPAPSKPLTSSAQDLQQTAEAAAPTTTPTAPTTSTSPQASGPEEPLPGATQSAPGSEEGGPESSERPEAVTAAAAQVKNSTLNPNAKEFLPIKVNAVQKPAPTPTPPRPTPPSPSLVLPPPGQPGGGAIYSNPPGHYLSYVSPLHIQGHQIQAPQMYQYTMSSVNQGKYPRAKGPVVGQRPEHHASPASPMISAAASAAGPPLVASPYPQSYLQYGQVLQALPPHYHGQPVYSMLQGGARMLTSGAPPQQMGPPGPQYPGQSDGPPGPQQGMYAQSFSHHSGSIHHPQPSSTPTGNQPPPQHTAPSPGHTQSSQAAPQPQSMFHSGGLSAPTPPNLPPGHSSPQASYTMQGYSLPTHQPLPHGFPSISQLTQAHVTGGMSGPHHSAGHGLPPVMLHYVSPQQGGNSNPQHGPQQGAPQHFYIGHPQAVQVQAHPTQQMSFHPSAN; from the exons ATGCACATGACTAAAAA GACCAGGAACACAATGAAGCCACCATCACAGTCATCTCCTGTAAGCAGCTTA GTATTTGAAGGCGTCTATAACAATGCCAGAATGCTTCATTTCCTCACAGCGGTCGTG GGCTCCACCTGTGATGTGAGAGTAAAAAACGGCGCAGCGTATGAGGGAATCTTCAAGACTTTAAGCTCACAG TGCGAGCTGGCGGTGGATGCTGTCCACAGACAGAgcgatggaggaggaggaggcgaggaaggaggaggaggaggaagccaGTCCTCTACACCCAAGATTGAAGATATCACTGACACCATGATCTTCAGCCCCAGCGACCTGGTGACCATGACCTGCCGCGATGTCGACCTAAATTTTGCTGTCAGAg acaCATTCACAGACACGGCCATCACCTCATCCAGGGTGAATGGGGAGCACCGGGAGAAGGTCCTGCAGAGGTGGGACGGAAATGGAAACGGAGAAAACTTTGAGCTGGAGGCAGACACA tcaaaTGGCTGGGACGCCAACGAGATGTTCAAGTTTAATGAGGAGACGTACGGAGTCAAATCTACCTATGACTCCAGCCTCTCCATGTACAC CATGCCTTTGGAGAAGGGAAACTCAGAGGTGTTCAGACAGCGGGAAGCACGAGCCACCCGGTTAGCCAGCGAGATCGAGGGCAGCCTGCAGTACCGTAGGCGGGTTTCTTTGGAGAATGAAGAGGGCCGGAGCGAGGAGGACAAATACAGCTCAGTGGTCCGAGACAGGGAGGACCGGACGAGCCCGGGGTTCACCTCCGCTGGCAG GGAAGGTAAATACATACCTCTCCCGCAGCGGGCTCGAGAGATCGGCCTGTCAGGCAGGACTGGCGCCTCTGGTCGAAACGCTGCACCTAACTCCTCCAGACACCCGCCGCCCGGCTCGTCTTCCCCCAAACCGCCCCCTGAAAGGAACAACCCGCTGTCCATTAGAACAGCTTATTCTCCTCACCAATCGCAGAGCAGCCCACCAGCAGCCAGCAGCCCTCCCTGCACCAATCACGTCCTCCCGCACTCCCTTTCTCACCCCCAGGCGCTGGCTGACTCAACCCGCTCATCTGTAAACGGAG tcacATCCAGAACTTCCCCCAAATCCCAGAGacttcagagcagcagaaaccTGCGGACCCCAAACTCCCAGCCTTCACCTGCAG TCTCTCGTGCCCTCAAACCAGACACACCTCCCCAGGACCTCCCCCTGGTTGGCCCCGCCTTCTTGgactcctccttttcctccgtCACCACgccaaccaccaccaccaaaccCTCTGGCCCCACCCCGCTCTTTCCTGTCGATG TGAATGAGATCCTCAGCACAGCAGCTAAAGAGCGAACTGAAGGTCTGTCTGAAGGAAAGACCAGCAAAG CTCCTTCGGTCCAGCAGAGATCTCAGCTGGAGGAGCTCCGCAAGTTCGGCAAAGAGTTCAGG cTGCAGCCCACCTCGTCTCCATCAGCAAGCCCGGCCTCTGCAGATCCTCCTCAGCACGGCTCCGCCTCCCCCACCGActcgtcttcctcctcccctGCGCCGTCTAAACCTCTCACCTCCTCTGCCCAAGatctgcagcagacagcagaggcAGCTGctcccaccaccacccccaCTGCCCCCACCACTTCTACCAGCCCCCAGGCTTCAGGGCCAGAGGAGCCGCTACCAGGAGCGACCCAGTCAGCCCCTGGCAGTGAGGAGGGCGGTCCAGAGAGCAGTGAACGACCAGAAGCTGTGACTGCAGCTGCAGC gcaagtgaaaaactcaacattGAATCCAAATGCAAAAGAATTTCTACCCATCAAAGTAAATGCAGTCCAG AAGCCAGCGCCAACCCCTACCCCTCCTCGACCAACACCCCCGAGCCCCTCTTTGGTTCTGCCTCCTCCAGGACAGCCAGGAGGAGGTGCCATCTACAGCAACCCACCTGGACACTACCTGTCCTATGTCTCCCCCCTCCACATCCAAGGACACCAGATCCAG GCTCCTCAGATGTATCAGTACACCATGTCAAGTGTCAACCAGGGCAAATACCCCAGAGCCAAAG GCCCCGTGGTGGGACAACGTCCGGAGCACCACGCCTCCCCGGCCTCCCCCATGATCTCAGCTGCCGCCTCGGCAGCAGGACCGCCGCTGGTAGCATCGCCTTACCCCCAGTCATACCTGCAGTATGGACAGGTGCTTCAGGCCCTGCCCCCACACTACCACGGACAG CCAGTTTACTCGATGCTGCAGGGGGGTGCAAGGATGCTGACGTCTGGGGCCCCTCCTCAGCAGatgggtcctcctggtccccAGTACCCTGGCCAGAGTGATGGCCCGCCGGGGCCACAACAGGGCATGTATG CTCAGTCATTCTCTCACCATTCGGGCTCCATCCATCATCCTCAGCCCTCCAGCACTCCCACTGGGAATCAACCCCCTCCCCAGCACACAGCTCCCAGTCCAGGACACACTCAG TCGAGTCAGGCTGCTCCTCAGCCTCAATCCATGTTCCACTCAGGAGGTTTATCAGCCCCCACCCCTCCTAACCTGCCGCCGGGCCACAGCTCCCCGCAGGCCTCCTACACCATGCAGGGTTACAGCCTCCCCACCCACCAGCCTCTGCCCCACGGCTTCCCCTCCATCAGCCAACTCACTCAG GCTCATGTCACAGGAGGCATGTCAGGCCCTCATCACTCTGCAGGTCATGGCCTGCCGCCCGTAATGCTGCACTACGTCTCCCCTCAGCAGGGCGGCAACTCCAACCCCCAACACGGCCCCCAGCAGGGAGCACcacaacatttttacattggACACCCACAag
- the atxn2l gene encoding ataxin-2-like protein isoform X2: MHMTKKTRNTMKPPSQSSPVFEGVYNNARMLHFLTAVVGSTCDVRVKNGAAYEGIFKTLSSQCELAVDAVHRQSDGGGGGEEGGGGGSQSSTPKIEDITDTMIFSPSDLVTMTCRDVDLNFAVRDTFTDTAITSSRVNGEHREKVLQRWDGNGNGENFELEADTSNGWDANEMFKFNEETYGVKSTYDSSLSMYTMPLEKGNSEVFRQREARATRLASEIEGSLQYRRRVSLENEEGRSEEDKYSSVVRDREDRTSPGFTSAGREGKYIPLPQRAREIGLSGRTGASGRNAAPNSSRHPPPGSSSPKPPPERNNPLSIRTAYSPHQSQSSPPAASSPPCTNHVLPHSLSHPQALADSTRSSVNGVTSRTSPKSQRLQSSRNLRTPNSQPSPAVSRALKPDTPPQDLPLVGPAFLDSSFSSVTTPTTTTKPSGPTPLFPVDVNEILSTAAKERTEGLSEGKTSKAPSVQQRSQLEELRKFGKEFRLQPTSSPSASPASADPPQHGSASPTDSSSSSPAPSKPLTSSAQDLQQTAEAAAPTTTPTAPTTSTSPQASGPEEPLPGATQSAPGSEEGGPESSERPEAVTAAAAQVKNSTLNPNAKEFLPIKVNAVQKPAPTPTPPRPTPPSPSLVLPPPGQPGGGAIYSNPPGHYLSYVSPLHIQGHQIQAPQMYQYTMSSVNQGKYPRAKGPVVGQRPEHHASPASPMISAAASAAGPPLVASPYPQSYLQYGQVLQALPPHYHGQPVYSMLQGGARMLTSGAPPQQMGPPGPQYPGQSDGPPGPQQGMYAQSFSHHSGSIHHPQPSSTPTGNQPPPQHTAPSPGHTQSSQAAPQPQSMFHSGGLSAPTPPNLPPGHSSPQASYTMQGYSLPTHQPLPHGFPSISQLTQAHVTGGMSGPHHSAGHGLPPVMLHYVSPQQGGNSNPQHGPQQGAPQHFYIGHPQAVQVQAHPTQQMSFHPSAN, from the exons ATGCACATGACTAAAAA GACCAGGAACACAATGAAGCCACCATCACAGTCATCTCCT GTATTTGAAGGCGTCTATAACAATGCCAGAATGCTTCATTTCCTCACAGCGGTCGTG GGCTCCACCTGTGATGTGAGAGTAAAAAACGGCGCAGCGTATGAGGGAATCTTCAAGACTTTAAGCTCACAG TGCGAGCTGGCGGTGGATGCTGTCCACAGACAGAgcgatggaggaggaggaggcgaggaaggaggaggaggaggaagccaGTCCTCTACACCCAAGATTGAAGATATCACTGACACCATGATCTTCAGCCCCAGCGACCTGGTGACCATGACCTGCCGCGATGTCGACCTAAATTTTGCTGTCAGAg acaCATTCACAGACACGGCCATCACCTCATCCAGGGTGAATGGGGAGCACCGGGAGAAGGTCCTGCAGAGGTGGGACGGAAATGGAAACGGAGAAAACTTTGAGCTGGAGGCAGACACA tcaaaTGGCTGGGACGCCAACGAGATGTTCAAGTTTAATGAGGAGACGTACGGAGTCAAATCTACCTATGACTCCAGCCTCTCCATGTACAC CATGCCTTTGGAGAAGGGAAACTCAGAGGTGTTCAGACAGCGGGAAGCACGAGCCACCCGGTTAGCCAGCGAGATCGAGGGCAGCCTGCAGTACCGTAGGCGGGTTTCTTTGGAGAATGAAGAGGGCCGGAGCGAGGAGGACAAATACAGCTCAGTGGTCCGAGACAGGGAGGACCGGACGAGCCCGGGGTTCACCTCCGCTGGCAG GGAAGGTAAATACATACCTCTCCCGCAGCGGGCTCGAGAGATCGGCCTGTCAGGCAGGACTGGCGCCTCTGGTCGAAACGCTGCACCTAACTCCTCCAGACACCCGCCGCCCGGCTCGTCTTCCCCCAAACCGCCCCCTGAAAGGAACAACCCGCTGTCCATTAGAACAGCTTATTCTCCTCACCAATCGCAGAGCAGCCCACCAGCAGCCAGCAGCCCTCCCTGCACCAATCACGTCCTCCCGCACTCCCTTTCTCACCCCCAGGCGCTGGCTGACTCAACCCGCTCATCTGTAAACGGAG tcacATCCAGAACTTCCCCCAAATCCCAGAGacttcagagcagcagaaaccTGCGGACCCCAAACTCCCAGCCTTCACCTGCAG TCTCTCGTGCCCTCAAACCAGACACACCTCCCCAGGACCTCCCCCTGGTTGGCCCCGCCTTCTTGgactcctccttttcctccgtCACCACgccaaccaccaccaccaaaccCTCTGGCCCCACCCCGCTCTTTCCTGTCGATG TGAATGAGATCCTCAGCACAGCAGCTAAAGAGCGAACTGAAGGTCTGTCTGAAGGAAAGACCAGCAAAG CTCCTTCGGTCCAGCAGAGATCTCAGCTGGAGGAGCTCCGCAAGTTCGGCAAAGAGTTCAGG cTGCAGCCCACCTCGTCTCCATCAGCAAGCCCGGCCTCTGCAGATCCTCCTCAGCACGGCTCCGCCTCCCCCACCGActcgtcttcctcctcccctGCGCCGTCTAAACCTCTCACCTCCTCTGCCCAAGatctgcagcagacagcagaggcAGCTGctcccaccaccacccccaCTGCCCCCACCACTTCTACCAGCCCCCAGGCTTCAGGGCCAGAGGAGCCGCTACCAGGAGCGACCCAGTCAGCCCCTGGCAGTGAGGAGGGCGGTCCAGAGAGCAGTGAACGACCAGAAGCTGTGACTGCAGCTGCAGC gcaagtgaaaaactcaacattGAATCCAAATGCAAAAGAATTTCTACCCATCAAAGTAAATGCAGTCCAG AAGCCAGCGCCAACCCCTACCCCTCCTCGACCAACACCCCCGAGCCCCTCTTTGGTTCTGCCTCCTCCAGGACAGCCAGGAGGAGGTGCCATCTACAGCAACCCACCTGGACACTACCTGTCCTATGTCTCCCCCCTCCACATCCAAGGACACCAGATCCAG GCTCCTCAGATGTATCAGTACACCATGTCAAGTGTCAACCAGGGCAAATACCCCAGAGCCAAAG GCCCCGTGGTGGGACAACGTCCGGAGCACCACGCCTCCCCGGCCTCCCCCATGATCTCAGCTGCCGCCTCGGCAGCAGGACCGCCGCTGGTAGCATCGCCTTACCCCCAGTCATACCTGCAGTATGGACAGGTGCTTCAGGCCCTGCCCCCACACTACCACGGACAG CCAGTTTACTCGATGCTGCAGGGGGGTGCAAGGATGCTGACGTCTGGGGCCCCTCCTCAGCAGatgggtcctcctggtccccAGTACCCTGGCCAGAGTGATGGCCCGCCGGGGCCACAACAGGGCATGTATG CTCAGTCATTCTCTCACCATTCGGGCTCCATCCATCATCCTCAGCCCTCCAGCACTCCCACTGGGAATCAACCCCCTCCCCAGCACACAGCTCCCAGTCCAGGACACACTCAG TCGAGTCAGGCTGCTCCTCAGCCTCAATCCATGTTCCACTCAGGAGGTTTATCAGCCCCCACCCCTCCTAACCTGCCGCCGGGCCACAGCTCCCCGCAGGCCTCCTACACCATGCAGGGTTACAGCCTCCCCACCCACCAGCCTCTGCCCCACGGCTTCCCCTCCATCAGCCAACTCACTCAG GCTCATGTCACAGGAGGCATGTCAGGCCCTCATCACTCTGCAGGTCATGGCCTGCCGCCCGTAATGCTGCACTACGTCTCCCCTCAGCAGGGCGGCAACTCCAACCCCCAACACGGCCCCCAGCAGGGAGCACcacaacatttttacattggACACCCACAag
- the atxn2l gene encoding ataxin-2-like protein isoform X3 — protein MKPPSQSSPVSSLVFEGVYNNARMLHFLTAVVGSTCDVRVKNGAAYEGIFKTLSSQCELAVDAVHRQSDGGGGGEEGGGGGSQSSTPKIEDITDTMIFSPSDLVTMTCRDVDLNFAVRDTFTDTAITSSRVNGEHREKVLQRWDGNGNGENFELEADTSNGWDANEMFKFNEETYGVKSTYDSSLSMYTMPLEKGNSEVFRQREARATRLASEIEGSLQYRRRVSLENEEGRSEEDKYSSVVRDREDRTSPGFTSAGREGKYIPLPQRAREIGLSGRTGASGRNAAPNSSRHPPPGSSSPKPPPERNNPLSIRTAYSPHQSQSSPPAASSPPCTNHVLPHSLSHPQALADSTRSSVNGVTSRTSPKSQRLQSSRNLRTPNSQPSPAVSRALKPDTPPQDLPLVGPAFLDSSFSSVTTPTTTTKPSGPTPLFPVDVNEILSTAAKERTEGLSEGKTSKAPSVQQRSQLEELRKFGKEFRLQPTSSPSASPASADPPQHGSASPTDSSSSSPAPSKPLTSSAQDLQQTAEAAAPTTTPTAPTTSTSPQASGPEEPLPGATQSAPGSEEGGPESSERPEAVTAAAAQVKNSTLNPNAKEFLPIKVNAVQKPAPTPTPPRPTPPSPSLVLPPPGQPGGGAIYSNPPGHYLSYVSPLHIQGHQIQAPQMYQYTMSSVNQGKYPRAKGPVVGQRPEHHASPASPMISAAASAAGPPLVASPYPQSYLQYGQVLQALPPHYHGQPVYSMLQGGARMLTSGAPPQQMGPPGPQYPGQSDGPPGPQQGMYAQSFSHHSGSIHHPQPSSTPTGNQPPPQHTAPSPGHTQSSQAAPQPQSMFHSGGLSAPTPPNLPPGHSSPQASYTMQGYSLPTHQPLPHGFPSISQLTQAHVTGGMSGPHHSAGHGLPPVMLHYVSPQQGGNSNPQHGPQQGAPQHFYIGHPQAVQVQAHPTQQMSFHPSAN, from the exons ATGAAGCCACCATCACAGTCATCTCCTGTAAGCAGCTTA GTATTTGAAGGCGTCTATAACAATGCCAGAATGCTTCATTTCCTCACAGCGGTCGTG GGCTCCACCTGTGATGTGAGAGTAAAAAACGGCGCAGCGTATGAGGGAATCTTCAAGACTTTAAGCTCACAG TGCGAGCTGGCGGTGGATGCTGTCCACAGACAGAgcgatggaggaggaggaggcgaggaaggaggaggaggaggaagccaGTCCTCTACACCCAAGATTGAAGATATCACTGACACCATGATCTTCAGCCCCAGCGACCTGGTGACCATGACCTGCCGCGATGTCGACCTAAATTTTGCTGTCAGAg acaCATTCACAGACACGGCCATCACCTCATCCAGGGTGAATGGGGAGCACCGGGAGAAGGTCCTGCAGAGGTGGGACGGAAATGGAAACGGAGAAAACTTTGAGCTGGAGGCAGACACA tcaaaTGGCTGGGACGCCAACGAGATGTTCAAGTTTAATGAGGAGACGTACGGAGTCAAATCTACCTATGACTCCAGCCTCTCCATGTACAC CATGCCTTTGGAGAAGGGAAACTCAGAGGTGTTCAGACAGCGGGAAGCACGAGCCACCCGGTTAGCCAGCGAGATCGAGGGCAGCCTGCAGTACCGTAGGCGGGTTTCTTTGGAGAATGAAGAGGGCCGGAGCGAGGAGGACAAATACAGCTCAGTGGTCCGAGACAGGGAGGACCGGACGAGCCCGGGGTTCACCTCCGCTGGCAG GGAAGGTAAATACATACCTCTCCCGCAGCGGGCTCGAGAGATCGGCCTGTCAGGCAGGACTGGCGCCTCTGGTCGAAACGCTGCACCTAACTCCTCCAGACACCCGCCGCCCGGCTCGTCTTCCCCCAAACCGCCCCCTGAAAGGAACAACCCGCTGTCCATTAGAACAGCTTATTCTCCTCACCAATCGCAGAGCAGCCCACCAGCAGCCAGCAGCCCTCCCTGCACCAATCACGTCCTCCCGCACTCCCTTTCTCACCCCCAGGCGCTGGCTGACTCAACCCGCTCATCTGTAAACGGAG tcacATCCAGAACTTCCCCCAAATCCCAGAGacttcagagcagcagaaaccTGCGGACCCCAAACTCCCAGCCTTCACCTGCAG TCTCTCGTGCCCTCAAACCAGACACACCTCCCCAGGACCTCCCCCTGGTTGGCCCCGCCTTCTTGgactcctccttttcctccgtCACCACgccaaccaccaccaccaaaccCTCTGGCCCCACCCCGCTCTTTCCTGTCGATG TGAATGAGATCCTCAGCACAGCAGCTAAAGAGCGAACTGAAGGTCTGTCTGAAGGAAAGACCAGCAAAG CTCCTTCGGTCCAGCAGAGATCTCAGCTGGAGGAGCTCCGCAAGTTCGGCAAAGAGTTCAGG cTGCAGCCCACCTCGTCTCCATCAGCAAGCCCGGCCTCTGCAGATCCTCCTCAGCACGGCTCCGCCTCCCCCACCGActcgtcttcctcctcccctGCGCCGTCTAAACCTCTCACCTCCTCTGCCCAAGatctgcagcagacagcagaggcAGCTGctcccaccaccacccccaCTGCCCCCACCACTTCTACCAGCCCCCAGGCTTCAGGGCCAGAGGAGCCGCTACCAGGAGCGACCCAGTCAGCCCCTGGCAGTGAGGAGGGCGGTCCAGAGAGCAGTGAACGACCAGAAGCTGTGACTGCAGCTGCAGC gcaagtgaaaaactcaacattGAATCCAAATGCAAAAGAATTTCTACCCATCAAAGTAAATGCAGTCCAG AAGCCAGCGCCAACCCCTACCCCTCCTCGACCAACACCCCCGAGCCCCTCTTTGGTTCTGCCTCCTCCAGGACAGCCAGGAGGAGGTGCCATCTACAGCAACCCACCTGGACACTACCTGTCCTATGTCTCCCCCCTCCACATCCAAGGACACCAGATCCAG GCTCCTCAGATGTATCAGTACACCATGTCAAGTGTCAACCAGGGCAAATACCCCAGAGCCAAAG GCCCCGTGGTGGGACAACGTCCGGAGCACCACGCCTCCCCGGCCTCCCCCATGATCTCAGCTGCCGCCTCGGCAGCAGGACCGCCGCTGGTAGCATCGCCTTACCCCCAGTCATACCTGCAGTATGGACAGGTGCTTCAGGCCCTGCCCCCACACTACCACGGACAG CCAGTTTACTCGATGCTGCAGGGGGGTGCAAGGATGCTGACGTCTGGGGCCCCTCCTCAGCAGatgggtcctcctggtccccAGTACCCTGGCCAGAGTGATGGCCCGCCGGGGCCACAACAGGGCATGTATG CTCAGTCATTCTCTCACCATTCGGGCTCCATCCATCATCCTCAGCCCTCCAGCACTCCCACTGGGAATCAACCCCCTCCCCAGCACACAGCTCCCAGTCCAGGACACACTCAG TCGAGTCAGGCTGCTCCTCAGCCTCAATCCATGTTCCACTCAGGAGGTTTATCAGCCCCCACCCCTCCTAACCTGCCGCCGGGCCACAGCTCCCCGCAGGCCTCCTACACCATGCAGGGTTACAGCCTCCCCACCCACCAGCCTCTGCCCCACGGCTTCCCCTCCATCAGCCAACTCACTCAG GCTCATGTCACAGGAGGCATGTCAGGCCCTCATCACTCTGCAGGTCATGGCCTGCCGCCCGTAATGCTGCACTACGTCTCCCCTCAGCAGGGCGGCAACTCCAACCCCCAACACGGCCCCCAGCAGGGAGCACcacaacatttttacattggACACCCACAag